GGAGGAGGACATACTCAAACaatcacctcgcatttaatgcatCATGGGGAAAACTTCTTGGAATGCCCATAAGAGGACATGTCAAACAACGTAAGCCTCGTTTACGGCAACTACACGGTAATCAAAGGGGCTAGTGACGGCTCCATTACgaagaatcacatcaatcaaggaAGGATAAAGATTAATCTCACCTAATCCCTAAGATACCTACAGTATAGGTTATGCATGCCTTATTTTGTACTTTTGGGAACTTGTGCTCATATATTGCTGGCACTCAAAGACAAGTGATCCCTTCTTGAATCTTCCCTACCACTCTCTATAAATACCCCTAAACAAAATGGGAAAGGGGATCGAAAAAGGGAGAgagaaaaactcaccaagaacattctctgtataaGAACTCTCACTAATAACAAAGACTTGTGGACTACGAGTCATTAATGCCCGAACCACGTAAAGATCATCTGCATTAATTATCCCTAAAGCTCTCATCATtatctcatttaattggttgtcGAAAATCTCAGTCAACACTatgttatttattatgttatagtttcggttctattttaattatgacCAATTTGAAGTActctgtgttatttatttttatttattatgttatagaaccggttctattttaattattagcgGTTTGAATTATTGAGTGTtacttgtttttattcattatattatagaaccggttctattttattttataaccaatttgagttattttgtgttatttatttttattcattatgttatagaaccagttttatttatatttatatatctcaTACATATACTTCTAGTGACTTTTCTAATGACTTTTTCAAGCGACAATGTCTTTTTCGATGACCTTTTTGACAACGATGACTTTTTTGGTGACAATAACTTTTTTGGTGGCTTTTATGGCACAGATAACTTTTTCAACGACAGTAACTTTTTCGGCGAAACTTATTATTagaagttttatcaaatttatttattgtcctttttttttatttcccatgttttaaattttaattatttttaatctcatattttttttattatttatttatgctacataaaagtaaattttattaattttttccatatttataaaaaaaaaatcaaacataaaattgcctattttcaaaaaaaaaaaaaaaataccatatgtAATCTCCACTTACGAAAATACATAAGAGGAAATTACATGGTATACCCACtttactttatttgtttttatttttaccttcattttcatattttgtaagatatacccacttttaAAGATGATATCCTCATTAAACCCCTTAGGTTAATGCAAATTATATGCTAGACTTAAGTAGAGAGTGAGGGTATATTGGGCAACTCACTCaaaaagtgggtatattttaaaaaatatataatatgagggtatttttaattaatagaaacaaAAAGAGGTATTcttcaacttatcccaatacaTAAAGGGAAATATACATAGATTACTAACTTTTCCcaatttattacatttatactggCAGGCggcatttttatcttttttactatgtatgtttttttttatacggCAAGTACAAACTTTGTGGAACAaaggtttttcattttttttacttacCGGTATCTTTATAAGATTTTCCtacatcaaaatttaaaattttttgttttattagagAAGTTGATTGGCCGTGGGATGTGACAAAAGTGACATCttctttacctttttttttaatttaattctttattatttttttaatatttaataattattatataaatccCATTTTCCAATATCTTACTACTCATCttcttattctattttttttccaaCCAAAAACTTCTCCAACGCTTCAAGGGCTTCACTTAAATCCTTGTTCTCTCCTTCTATTTCTGCTTGATTGGAAGTTAGAAGAGGGATTTGGATTGTTTGGCTCTCTGTTTTCACATGAGGCTAGGCGATGAGTTAGAGCTTTAGTTAAGGTCAAGGATtgagtatattatatattatatagatatatagttgTTTTGGAGCATAAATGGCTACAACCCAGTTGAGATCTTGAAGCTATTTTTCGAAAGTGGGAGTTGAGAAACGACAAAGGTGGCAAATCAAATcatgatatataattatatcatcGTGagtgtaatatatttatattacatGATGCCTTACGTGTGACCTTCTTCttacacatatatttatttttgtttaatatttttcatCAACATAAACAATCTTAAACTTAACTTCAAGACTTTGGAATCTATTTTGTAAAGTCTCCCAAGTTTGATAAGGTTTTTTTTCAATTGATCTTGTGTTGTTTTAAGgtttttttcaagttgattatattttccatttctcttttctttctttttttttttttttttgcatgttttttttttttgttagtcctCCTATTTTGTggttttctgtttgtttgactctgtgttttgttgttgtgtTGGCTTTGTTTTGTTAACTCTTAGGGAAAGGGTAAATTCCTAGTGGAGATTGTTCAATCAATTGATCTGTTTGAGAACATAATTGGGAAAAAGGTTGTTAAGGTGtgtgatttcattattttagttctaatgttttttatgcttgttttttatattttttatttttcttgtgttgttttagttttgttttagtagtattttcttatgtttttttataggattgggaatccaagtacacccgatcggaatactaccattccagaatttttttatgcttgtttttatgttctttattttttttttttttgtgtgttgttttagtagtgttttcttatgttttttataggattgaaaatcCAAGTACACCCGGTCGGAATACTACCATTCCAGAGTTATAAACTCTGGTTATTACTCTGTTATTgaagatattaaaaaaattcttactGAAACCCaattaaatatgttttcaaaaaCTGTATTGGAAGTTGTTTTTGATTGCGTAATAGCTGTAAACTTTCTTCAGTGTTTCCTTGTCTTTGTATGCCTGACCTTTTTCAACTTCTGGTTGGTGTTTGTCTGTTATTAGCTTCGCGTTGTTGATGTCGATTTCTGGATCTAGTTTTTCACTGTTGTTTTCAagtttttctaccatttttttaGCAACCAGTTTTGCATAGTCAACTATGTCAAATTTGTCGTTTTCAAATTCTCTTGTTTTTTACTCTCCTTCTTCTAATTGGTGTTCCAATGTGTATGATTCTGTTGTTGTTGTGTTATTTTCAAGtattgttgtgttgttttcgaGCATTGTCACATTCTCTTGAAATAAATATGTTCTTTTCccattgtccattgctctttatgagaactggtatagattccatgtcctatcattttttacaatatttcatttacgtggcattttttcatattaaaacaagagtaaaataacactacaaaacagtaatttgttgttgatttagtaattttttctctttgctagattttatggtttttttctGGTGTTTTTATGATTCCAGTGTTGATTTGTCCGTCCCCTACCACGAAGAAGAGAATCTGTTTGTGTTTTATTActgtttacagtataaaagtaaatatatttgGCCATGGACggtataaaagaaataaaaatgggcttggacagtaaaaatataaagtttgccATGtcctagtattttttaaaacatttagtaaaaaaacagtatttttgtaagtttctcttCATAAATTCGGTAATTATTGACGGGCCCAATATTTCCTAGGCCCAAATTAGAAGCCCTAGTTAGCTAACTCGAAGCTCTCTTTCATGGAGGGTTTAACACTTAGCCGCACCTCTGACTAAAATCTTTcacttctctctctctgtctttcTCATTCTGCCGCCCACCGAGGATCGCTTCTAACTCTAGGTATGTTCTCCGTCTTACTCTTTATCTCGCACACTTTTATGTTTGGTATTTGAACTTGATTTTCGTTTCTCTCATTCTCCTTAGCCTAGAATCCTCGTttggtttgtatttttcttttcaatagtTGATTGTTTGCAATTATATATGTGCGAATGTCATGATCATATGTAGAGAAGTTCTTGATTCAACGACTTTTGTTTTGCCAGAGATGAGTTTAATATCTCAAAATGTTGTCCGTAAGGCTAAGAGGGAGAAGAATGACCCACCTTTGTATCCTGAAGAGGGAGAAGACGATAAAAATGGTAAAGAATCTAACAAGGATACTATGAAGatcaaaaagagaaaaaaaacacTGAAGGAGGAGGATGATGAGAAAGTGGTAGTTGAGCAGGAAAGGGAGATGAAGAAGCTTGAGAATGTTTTGTTTGGATCACTTCATTCGTCAGCTGAATTTGGGAAGGACGATGAGTTTGACAAAGGGTCTGCTTTGTACTTTGTGGACCGCTCTGCGAATAATGCCCTCACTGTTTGTGACGATGGTGATGATGTATTGGCAGAAACTTCTGATGAGGAGGAAGATTTGAAGGTAAGGAAACCTGTTTGGGTTGATGAGGAAGAGCAGAGGGCCAAGATTAATATTGCTAAAGTTAACAGATTAAGGAAGCTGAGAAAGGAAGAGGATGAGAGTGTAATTTCTGGTTCAGAATATGTCTCGAGATTGAGGGCTCAACATGCTAAGCTTAACCCGGGCACAGAATGGGCTCAACTTGATAGGAAAGCAAGGGGTGATGGGTACTCCTCCGACGATGAGTCGTTGGATGAAGAACATCAGGCAGTACTAGCCCGTGGTTACAAGGATGTTGAAGGTGTTGATGATATCCTCAGAAGAAATGAGGATGTTGTTGTGAGAAGCAGTGCGAAATTGTTGCCTGGACTTCTTGAATTTTCAAGACTTGTAGACGCAAATGCACAGGAGCCATCTAAGGGTCCTATACATTCTGTGCAGTTTCACAGAAATGCTCAGCTGTTACTTACTGCTGGATTAGATCGAAGGCttagattttttcaaattgatgGCAAAAGAAATACTAAAATTCAAAGCATCTTTCTTGAAGATTGCCCAATTCGGAAAGCTTCTTTCACGCCTGATGGTTCTCAGGTGATAATAGCAGGCAGAAGAAAGTTCTTCTATACCATGGATTTAGTGAAAGCAAAAGTTGATAAGATAGGCCCACTGGTTGGTAGAGAAGAAAAAAGCTTGGAGTTCTTCGAGGTTTCTCCCGATTCTAGCACAATTGCATTTGTTGGCAATGAAGGTTATATCTTGTTGGTTTCATCTAAATCAAAAGAGTTGATTGGTACACTAAAGATGAATGGAACGGTTCGTTCTTTAGCTTTTGCGGATGATGGGAGGCAGTTACTGAGTTCTGGAGGGGATGGACAGGTTTATCACTGGGATCTAAGAACAAGAACTTGCTTACACAAGGCCATTGATGAAGGTTGCCTAAATGGTACATCTCTATGTACATCTCCAAATGGATCAATGTTTGCAGCTGGTTCAGACAGCGGTATAGTGAATATTTACAACAGAGATGAGTACTTGGGGGGGAAAAGAAAGCCTATGAAAACCATTGAGAATCTAACCACCAAAGTAGATTTTATGAAGTTCAACAATGATGCTCAAATATTGGCTATTTCTTCAAGCATGAAGAAGAACAGCTTAAAGTTGGTGCATGTTCCTTCATTTACTGTATTTTCAAACTGGCCTCCGCTGAATAGGAACCTACAGTATCCCCTGTGCTTGGATTTCAGTCCTGGAGGAGGGTTCATGGCCATGGGAAATGCTGCTGGGAAAGTGTTGTTATACAAATTGCATCATTATAATCACGCCTAGATCATCGGAGACTTGTGATTTCAGCTGGGAAAGCCAAGCCATTTTGGATTGGAGAAGCAATATGATCTTATATCACCTTCCATTGGCAACAACTTTGAAACCAAAATTTGGCTTTTCTTGATTGATGACTCCAGAGTGTCATAAAAGCCTGCATTATTTAATTACTGTTATGCATTGGAGTGGAGCACCAAATTCGGTTGCTACAGAAATTTTGTTCTGTTGAATTTATCATGTAAAACTGAGGTTTCATATTTGGGAATCTAATTGTAGTATCAGTTTTTGTTACAGAAATATTTTTCTCTTTAACCCGAATATGTTTAAAAAAGTGCAATAAACTACAAAGTAGTTTCTTATGAAATCATATATTGATTTCTGGAACATTATCTTGATTGAAATGTCATTGTCAATACCTGTTAGGTGCTtttgaacttaatttaaaatcaaattttccaaaGAGCCTGCATTTTTTAGTTACTGTTTGTATTGATCCTTTACCTTTTTCTCATCCACAAATCGTTTGTGAACATAAAATGTGTAGTATTTTTACATTCCAGAAATAGACGATATTTTTCTAGATATTGAGGAACAGTTCATTTGGAACTTCACTCTTCAATGCTCATTGCTCTAAGACATCATCTCACTATATTTGACTGACtctttgtttttgaaaattaattttgttttctgTTGAATAATTTTATCCAGAAAGTTCTCACAATTGCTACTATGGACAGTACTTGGTGGAAGTTGTTGATGAAGAAAATAAGAGAAGCAAAAGGAATAATAAGTGCTATTTATGCAAATTCATATAATGTTGACAAAATACAGAGTATGGTGGGCTAATGAAATGATATTATAATGTAAATTTGTGTAAAAGCTTGAAACGTTGAACACAACATACCTTATGACACGTAAAAATCACAAAAtaggttttcttttttttttttttttttttttgaaaaaacaaaatagATTGTAAGAGTGTTTACAGATTAATTTAGTcggaatttttcttttttaaaccaaattaaactaattaaatga
This region of Cannabis sativa cultivar Pink pepper isolate KNU-18-1 chromosome 7, ASM2916894v1, whole genome shotgun sequence genomic DNA includes:
- the LOC115697445 gene encoding U3 small nucleolar RNA-associated protein 18 homolog, giving the protein MSLISQNVVRKAKREKNDPPLYPEEGEDDKNGKESNKDTMKIKKRKKTLKEEDDEKVVVEQEREMKKLENVLFGSLHSSAEFGKDDEFDKGSALYFVDRSANNALTVCDDGDDVLAETSDEEEDLKVRKPVWVDEEEQRAKINIAKVNRLRKLRKEEDESVISGSEYVSRLRAQHAKLNPGTEWAQLDRKARGDGYSSDDESLDEEHQAVLARGYKDVEGVDDILRRNEDVVVRSSAKLLPGLLEFSRLVDANAQEPSKGPIHSVQFHRNAQLLLTAGLDRRLRFFQIDGKRNTKIQSIFLEDCPIRKASFTPDGSQVIIAGRRKFFYTMDLVKAKVDKIGPLVGREEKSLEFFEVSPDSSTIAFVGNEGYILLVSSKSKELIGTLKMNGTVRSLAFADDGRQLLSSGGDGQVYHWDLRTRTCLHKAIDEGCLNGTSLCTSPNGSMFAAGSDSGIVNIYNRDEYLGGKRKPMKTIENLTTKVDFMKFNNDAQILAISSSMKKNSLKLVHVPSFTVFSNWPPLNRNLQYPLCLDFSPGGGFMAMGNAAGKVLLYKLHHYNHA